The proteins below come from a single Streptomyces sp. B3I8 genomic window:
- a CDS encoding RNA polymerase sigma factor SigF: MTNEDGPVRDEERGTRKPPAVGDGGPSRTAEGIDGIPEQARPHPEDESPSAGLPAGGQRGQEDVMRGAPAQASVGVFPVPSGPGARGRVTGQTMSEHERNAEQGVRETPQHTEHAPHGQPARHDPTDRSGARAMFVELRGLAAGSPEYAELRNRLVRMHLPLVEHLARRFRNRGEPLDDLTQVATIGLIKSVDRFDPDRGVEFSTYATPTVVGEIKRHFRDKGWAVRVPRRLQELRLALTTATAELSQLHGRSPTVHELAEKLAISEEEVLEGLESANAYSTLSLDVPDTDDESPAVADTLGAEDEALEGVEYRESLKPLLEDLPPREKRILLLRFFANMTQSQIAQEVGISQMHVSRLLARTLAQLREKLLVEE; encoded by the coding sequence GTGACGAACGAGGACGGACCGGTGCGGGACGAAGAGCGCGGCACACGGAAACCGCCCGCTGTCGGTGACGGCGGGCCGTCGCGGACGGCGGAGGGCATCGACGGCATCCCCGAGCAGGCCCGGCCGCACCCGGAGGACGAGTCGCCCTCGGCCGGTCTTCCGGCCGGCGGCCAGCGGGGGCAGGAGGATGTCATGCGCGGCGCGCCCGCCCAAGCCTCGGTCGGGGTCTTCCCTGTTCCATCGGGACCGGGAGCTCGGGGAAGGGTGACGGGCCAGACGATGAGCGAGCACGAGCGGAACGCCGAGCAGGGTGTGCGCGAGACACCGCAGCACACGGAGCACGCCCCCCACGGGCAGCCGGCGCGGCACGACCCCACGGACCGCAGCGGCGCGCGGGCGATGTTCGTCGAGCTGCGTGGTCTGGCGGCGGGCAGCCCGGAGTACGCGGAGCTGCGCAACCGGCTGGTCCGCATGCATCTGCCGCTCGTGGAGCACCTCGCCCGCCGATTCCGCAACCGCGGCGAGCCGCTGGACGACCTCACGCAGGTCGCCACCATCGGGCTGATCAAGTCGGTCGACCGGTTCGATCCCGACCGGGGCGTGGAGTTCTCCACATACGCCACGCCCACGGTGGTCGGCGAGATCAAGCGGCACTTCCGCGACAAGGGCTGGGCGGTGCGCGTGCCGCGCCGGCTGCAGGAACTGCGCCTGGCGCTCACCACGGCCACGGCGGAACTCTCCCAGCTGCACGGCCGCTCCCCCACGGTGCACGAGCTGGCCGAGAAGCTGGCCATCTCCGAGGAGGAGGTGCTGGAGGGCCTGGAGTCCGCCAACGCGTACTCCACGCTGTCGCTGGATGTCCCCGACACCGACGACGAGTCCCCGGCGGTCGCCGACACGCTCGGCGCGGAGGACGAGGCGCTGGAGGGCGTCGAGTACCGGGAGTCGCTCAAACCGCTCCTCGAGGACCTCCCGCCGCGCGAGAAGCGGATCCTGTTGCTGCGGTTCTTCGCCAACATGACGCAGTCGCAGATCGCCCAGGAGGTGGGCATCTCCCAGATGCACGTCTCCCGGCTGCTGGCCCGCACCCTGGCCCAGCTCCGGGAGAAGCTGCTGGTGGAGGAGTAA
- a CDS encoding UBP-type zinc finger domain-containing protein gives MKQCTHTDALPHPEPAPSHETCQECLAEGTHPVQLRMCLGCGHVACCDSSPNRHATAHYKESGHPVMRTFEPGEDWRWCFVDHVLV, from the coding sequence ATGAAACAGTGCACGCATACCGACGCGCTGCCGCACCCCGAACCCGCACCGTCGCACGAGACGTGCCAGGAGTGTCTGGCGGAGGGCACCCACCCGGTGCAGTTGCGGATGTGCCTGGGGTGCGGCCACGTGGCCTGTTGCGACTCCTCCCCCAACCGGCACGCCACCGCGCACTACAAGGAGAGCGGCCACCCCGTGATGCGGACGTTCGAACCCGGGGAGGACTGGCGCTGGTGCTTCGTCGATCACGTGCTCGTCTGA